A region of Candidatus Nealsonbacteria bacterium DNA encodes the following proteins:
- a CDS encoding acetyl-coenzyme A synthetase — protein EGNLVILPPFSPGLYGGIYKNHEKYVETYWSQYGNKIYFTSDAAFKDKKGLFRIVGRVDDVIKIAGHRVTTGELEAAINLIPGVVESAVVGIPDAIKGEVPLAFVALKEEKPLEEIKASVKNQIMKEIGPISLPKEIYIVEDLPKTRSGKIMRRILKKIFIGEELGDLSTLSNPESVEKIKQIIKK, from the coding sequence GAAGGAAATCTGGTAATTCTACCGCCTTTTTCTCCGGGCCTTTATGGCGGAATTTATAAGAACCACGAAAAATACGTTGAGACTTATTGGAGCCAATACGGTAATAAAATTTATTTTACTTCCGATGCAGCCTTTAAGGATAAAAAGGGATTATTCAGAATCGTAGGACGGGTTGATGACGTTATAAAAATAGCAGGACACAGAGTAACAACTGGAGAATTGGAAGCGGCTATTAACCTGATTCCTGGAGTTGTGGAGTCAGCCGTGGTTGGAATTCCAGACGCGATAAAAGGAGAAGTTCCTTTGGCATTCGTGGCCTTGAAAGAAGAAAAGCCCTTGGAGGAAATCAAAGCCAGCGTGAAGAATCAAATCATGAAAGAAATAGGGCCGATTTCTTTGCCAAAAGAAATTTATATAGTTGAGGATTTGCCCAAAACCAGGTCGGGAAAAATAATGAGGAGAATTTTAAAGAAAATTTTTATCGGCGAGGAACTGGGAGACCTTTCCACCTTGTCCAATCCTGAAAGCGTGGAAAAAATCAAGCAAATAATTAAAAAGTAG
- a CDS encoding His/Gly/Thr/Pro-type tRNA ligase C-terminal domain-containing protein, protein MLQSKLFTKTIRDISKDEMSESAKLLLRAGFVDKLTAGVYTFLPLGLRVLDKIEKIISDEMESISGQRILMPGLIPKANWEKSGRWSNFDALFKLKGQSDTEYALGATHEEVVVPLMKNYISSYKDLPVAVFQIQNKFRNELRVKSGILRTREFLMKDLYSFHATEKDLDDYYEKVKKAYEKIFKRMGIAKETYLTLASGGTFSEFSHEFQTITPAGEDAIFICPKCQTAINKEIIGKTDKCWKCAKNLSQEQKSIEVGNIFKLKEKYTEPFDLSFADKDGKKKLVLMGCYGIGLTRLMGAVVEILHDDKGIIWPESIAPFKIHLIPIESSPKVKKIVQSLYETLQKEKLEVIYDDRQAKSPGEKFADCDLIGGPLRIVVSERTLKKNSIELKKRDEKEGKIIGLKSLVKFLKD, encoded by the coding sequence ATGCTTCAATCAAAACTTTTTACCAAGACAATCAGGGATATTTCCAAAGACGAAATGAGCGAAAGCGCCAAGCTCTTGCTTAGAGCCGGTTTCGTTGATAAATTAACGGCCGGCGTTTATACTTTTTTGCCTTTAGGTTTAAGAGTATTAGACAAAATTGAAAAAATAATTTCCGATGAAATGGAATCGATCTCGGGTCAAAGAATTTTAATGCCGGGTTTAATCCCCAAAGCTAACTGGGAAAAAAGCGGCCGATGGTCTAATTTTGACGCTTTGTTTAAATTAAAAGGCCAAAGCGATACGGAATATGCTTTAGGAGCCACCCACGAAGAAGTGGTGGTGCCTTTGATGAAAAATTATATTTCTTCTTATAAAGATTTGCCTGTTGCGGTTTTTCAAATTCAAAATAAATTCAGGAATGAACTAAGGGTAAAATCGGGAATTTTGAGAACGCGGGAATTTTTAATGAAAGATTTATATTCTTTTCATGCTACAGAAAAAGATTTAGATGATTATTACGAGAAGGTTAAAAAAGCTTACGAAAAAATATTTAAAAGAATGGGTATCGCCAAGGAAACTTATTTGACCTTGGCTTCGGGCGGTACTTTTTCGGAATTTTCCCACGAATTTCAGACAATTACCCCGGCCGGAGAGGACGCGATTTTTATTTGTCCGAAATGCCAAACCGCGATTAATAAAGAAATAATCGGCAAAACCGATAAATGTTGGAAATGCGCCAAGAATCTTTCGCAAGAACAAAAATCAATAGAAGTGGGAAATATTTTTAAATTAAAAGAAAAATACACAGAACCTTTTGATTTAAGTTTTGCCGATAAAGACGGAAAAAAGAAATTGGTCTTAATGGGTTGTTATGGAATAGGCTTAACCAGATTAATGGGAGCTGTTGTTGAGATTTTGCATGATGATAAAGGAATAATTTGGCCGGAATCAATCGCCCCTTTTAAGATTCATTTAATTCCGATTGAATCAAGTCCAAAGGTTAAAAAAATTGTTCAAAGTTTATACGAAACTTTACAAAAAGAAAAACTAGAAGTAATATATGATGACAGGCAGGCGAAGAGTCCGGGCGAGAAGTTCGCTGATTGCGATTTGATCGGAGGGCCCTTGAGAATAGTGGTGAGCGAAAGAACTCTGAAAAAAAATTCGATTGAGCTTAAAAAAAGAGATGAAAAAGAGGGAAAAATAATCGGGCTCAAAAGCTTGGTTAAATTTTTGAAAGATTAA
- a CDS encoding rod shape-determining protein, with protein sequence MLEKIWSKFSKDIAIDLGTVNSLVYVKGQGIVISEPSVVAINQKTGQILAIGEEAQKMVGRTPAHITATKPLVDGVISDFEVTEQMLKYFIEKVFNNSKLKFFFRPRVIIGIPCGVTEVERRAVQDAVKNAGAREVYLIEQPMASAIGARLQVQDAGGNFIVDIGGGTTEVAVISLGGIVVCKSLRVAGDKLDEDIINYAQERFKLLIGKRTAEKIKITIGSVYPFKEMKEMPMRGRNLITGLPEEVTISSEDVRQALEKSVTKIVDAIKTTVEETPPELLADIMSKGIYISGGGSLLRGLSSLITKKTKIATKIIDDPLTAVVRGAGMVLENMDGLKEVLTDIEYLEPPK encoded by the coding sequence ATGTTAGAAAAAATTTGGTCAAAATTTTCAAAAGATATTGCCATTGATTTGGGAACAGTTAATTCCTTGGTTTATGTTAAAGGCCAGGGGATTGTTATTTCCGAACCTTCGGTGGTTGCGATTAACCAAAAAACCGGCCAAATTTTGGCTATCGGAGAGGAAGCCCAAAAAATGGTCGGTCGAACTCCGGCTCATATTACAGCCACTAAACCTCTGGTTGACGGCGTAATTTCCGATTTCGAGGTTACCGAGCAGATGCTAAAATACTTTATTGAAAAAGTTTTCAATAACAGCAAATTAAAATTTTTTTTCAGGCCCAGGGTAATTATCGGAATTCCCTGTGGAGTTACGGAGGTTGAAAGAAGGGCTGTTCAGGATGCGGTAAAAAACGCAGGAGCTCGAGAGGTTTATTTAATTGAGCAACCCATGGCCTCGGCCATTGGAGCTCGATTACAAGTTCAGGATGCCGGCGGAAACTTTATTGTTGATATCGGGGGAGGAACAACCGAGGTCGCGGTTATTTCTTTGGGCGGAATTGTTGTTTGTAAAAGCTTAAGAGTCGCCGGGGACAAACTGGATGAAGATATTATTAATTATGCCCAAGAGCGCTTCAAGCTTTTAATCGGAAAACGAACCGCTGAAAAAATTAAGATTACCATCGGCTCCGTTTATCCCTTTAAAGAGATGAAAGAGATGCCGATGCGTGGCAGGAATTTAATCACAGGGCTTCCCGAAGAAGTAACAATTTCCAGCGAGGACGTAAGACAGGCCTTGGAAAAGTCGGTCACCAAAATAGTTGATGCTATTAAAACTACTGTGGAAGAAACTCCGCCCGAACTTTTAGCGGATATTATGTCAAAAGGAATTTATATTTCCGGCGGCGGGTCGTTGTTGAGGGGGCTATCCAGTTTGATTACCAAAAAAACAAAAATTGCAACTAAAATAATTGACGACCCCTTGACGGCCGTAGTCAGAGGGGCGGGAATGGTTCTAGAGAATATGGACGGACTAAAAGAAGTTTTGACTGATATCGAATACTTGGAACCGCCAAAATAA
- the gatC gene encoding Asp-tRNA(Asn)/Glu-tRNA(Gln) amidotransferase subunit GatC: MIDLKEVEHIAKLARLNLTEKEKEKFQKELSLILDYIEKLKEVNIKDVKPTSHPFDIENVTRRDLPKELEEKTAKKLLDLAPFVKGAYVKVKKILKNSNR, encoded by the coding sequence ATGATTGATCTTAAGGAGGTTGAGCATATTGCTAAATTGGCAAGGTTAAACCTTACTGAAAAAGAAAAGGAAAAATTTCAAAAAGAACTTTCCTTGATTTTGGATTACATCGAAAAGCTGAAAGAAGTAAATATCAAGGACGTAAAACCGACAAGCCATCCTTTTGACATTGAAAATGTAACAAGAAGAGATTTGCCCAAAGAACTCGAAGAAAAAACGGCAAAAAAACTCCTGGATTTAGCTCCTTTTGTGAAGGGAGCTTATGTTAAAGTTAAGAAAATTTTGAAAAACTCGAATAGGTAA
- the gatA gene encoding Asp-tRNA(Asn)/Glu-tRNA(Gln) amidotransferase subunit GatA — protein sequence MEVKNLTISKVHQGLINKEFSAFELAQGFFEKIQLKDPEIFSYLTLNKEQALSQAKEVDEMIAKKEEISLLAGVPCAVKDNILLKDLRCTAGSKILENYIAPYDATVVEKLKKEKAVILGKTNMDEFAMGSSNEYSAFGVTKNPLDLERVPGGSSGGSAAAVAGDLAIFSLGSDTGGSIRQPASFCGIVGLKPTYGAVSRYGLIAMASSLDQIGPLAKNIEDVETVFNAIKGRDKMDSTSVDFLGRNEDLELKDLVIGLPKEYFIKGVDREVDKIIKESIKKFENQGAKIEEISLPNCTDYSLAAYYIIMPSEASSNLARYDGIKYGFSVKDAKDLMETYFNSREQGFGEEVRRRIMLGAFALSSGYYDAYYLRAQKVRTLIREDFQKAFKKVKIILTPTAPTLPFKIGEKTKDPLSMYLSDIFVTAVNLAGLPGISLPAGSIGNFSVGLHLIGKPFEEKNLLKIGKIFEKIR from the coding sequence ATGGAGGTTAAAAATCTTACTATTTCAAAAGTTCATCAGGGTTTGATAAATAAAGAATTTTCAGCATTTGAGCTGGCCCAGGGTTTTTTTGAAAAAATTCAATTAAAAGACCCTGAAATTTTTTCTTATTTAACTCTCAATAAAGAACAGGCTCTTAGCCAAGCCAAAGAAGTCGACGAAATGATTGCCAAAAAAGAAGAAATTTCTTTATTGGCCGGAGTTCCCTGCGCCGTAAAAGACAACATTTTGTTAAAAGATTTACGCTGCACGGCCGGTTCCAAAATTTTAGAAAACTATATTGCCCCTTACGATGCCACGGTAGTTGAAAAACTAAAAAAAGAAAAAGCCGTGATTTTGGGAAAGACGAATATGGATGAGTTTGCCATGGGCTCTTCCAACGAATACTCGGCCTTTGGAGTAACAAAAAATCCGTTGGACTTGGAAAGAGTGCCGGGCGGCTCTTCGGGCGGTTCGGCAGCAGCCGTGGCAGGGGACTTGGCGATTTTTTCTCTTGGTTCCGATACCGGAGGCTCAATTCGCCAGCCAGCCAGCTTTTGCGGCATTGTCGGGCTAAAGCCCACTTACGGAGCTGTTTCCAGGTACGGATTAATTGCCATGGCTTCATCCTTGGATCAAATAGGTCCCTTGGCAAAAAATATCGAAGACGTTGAAACTGTTTTTAACGCAATAAAAGGAAGAGATAAAATGGATTCTACCAGCGTGGATTTTTTAGGAAGAAACGAAGACCTGGAATTGAAAGATTTGGTCATTGGACTGCCCAAGGAATATTTTATTAAAGGGGTTGATAGGGAGGTGGATAAGATTATAAAAGAATCAATAAAAAAATTTGAAAACCAGGGAGCGAAAATTGAGGAAATTTCTTTGCCCAATTGCACGGATTATTCTTTAGCAGCTTATTATATTATTATGCCTTCGGAAGCTTCCAGTAATCTGGCCCGTTATGATGGGATTAAATACGGCTTTTCCGTCAAAGACGCCAAAGATCTGATGGAAACTTATTTTAATTCAAGAGAACAGGGATTTGGCGAAGAAGTCAGGCGGAGAATAATGCTGGGCGCTTTTGCTTTGTCTTCCGGATACTATGACGCTTATTATTTAAGGGCTCAAAAAGTGAGAACTTTAATCAGAGAAGATTTCCAAAAAGCCTTTAAAAAAGTTAAAATTATTTTAACACCCACTGCCCCGACCTTGCCGTTTAAAATAGGAGAAAAAACAAAAGACCCCCTTTCTATGTATCTTTCGGATATCTTTGTAACAGCGGTTAATCTGGCGGGCTTGCCGGGAATTTCCCTTCCCGCCGGCAGTATTGGAAACTTTTCAGTAGGGCTGCACTTGATTGGGAAACCATTTGAGGAAAAAAATCTTTTGAAAATTGGTAAAATATTTGAGAAAATAAGATAA
- a CDS encoding GIY-YIG nuclease family protein → MNCYAYILKNEKGDLYIGQTNNLQERIERHNKNRITSTKKKGPWKIVWRRAFNTKGEAMKYEKYLKSLKNKKYLEKIIAG, encoded by the coding sequence ATGAATTGCTATGCGTATATTCTTAAAAATGAAAAAGGAGATTTATATATAGGCCAAACAAATAACCTTCAGGAAAGAATAGAACGTCACAATAAAAATCGCATTACTTCTACAAAGAAAAAAGGGCCATGGAAAATAGTTTGGCGGAGGGCTTTTAATACGAAAGGGGAAGCGATGAAATACGAAAAGTATTTAAAAAGCTTAAAAAATAAAAAATACCTTGAGAAAATTATAGCGGGGTAG
- a CDS encoding winged helix-turn-helix transcriptional regulator, with amino-acid sequence MNKKENILRKSGFYEVILSLGKQKTFTEIMDETGLTTATISRRLKEMKNHGFIRKNLDPVDEKVKYFLTTKGTKNIGLIDVIVILEKALEEKGETKEINERIEKICSECHKKIFCVVENINTGNSSLECISCKKQYPLTVSGLG; translated from the coding sequence ATGAATAAAAAAGAAAACATCTTAAGAAAGAGTGGTTTTTATGAAGTTATTTTAAGTTTAGGAAAACAGAAAACCTTTACTGAGATTATGGATGAAACGGGTTTAACTACAGCAACTATTTCTAGAAGACTAAAAGAGATGAAAAATCATGGTTTTATAAGAAAAAATCTTGATCCAGTAGACGAAAAAGTAAAATATTTTCTTACGACTAAAGGAACAAAAAATATAGGATTAATAGATGTTATAGTAATTTTAGAAAAAGCATTGGAAGAAAAAGGCGAAACAAAAGAAATAAACGAAAGAATAGAAAAAATTTGTTCTGAATGCCACAAAAAAATATTCTGCGTTGTAGAAAATATTAATACAGGTAATTCATCTCTTGAATGTATAAGTTGCAAAAAGCAATATCCATTAACCGTTAGCGGTCTAGGCTAA
- a CDS encoding EamA family transporter has protein sequence MNYIFYATLSAFCYGIGQLLARIALKNIHPVTATTFGAIFSVIATLLFAWWQKALPTKETILANPKSYFMMAIFGIIMVTGTILANYAMSMPEGKVAIVNVFSLAGALAVATVLALIFLREALTIKMIIGLILVIGGILVLMLHR, from the coding sequence ATGAACTATATTTTTTATGCAACTTTGTCTGCATTTTGCTACGGTATAGGTCAACTTCTTGCCAGAATTGCTTTAAAAAATATTCATCCCGTAACAGCTACGACTTTCGGTGCTATTTTTTCAGTTATTGCTACTTTATTATTTGCTTGGTGGCAAAAGGCTTTGCCTACAAAAGAAACAATTTTAGCAAATCCGAAAAGTTATTTTATGATGGCAATTTTCGGTATAATAATGGTAACGGGCACGATTTTAGCAAATTACGCCATGAGTATGCCGGAAGGAAAGGTAGCTATTGTTAATGTTTTCTCTCTAGCAGGTGCTCTTGCGGTGGCAACCGTATTAGCACTTATTTTTTTAAGAGAGGCTTTAACAATTAAGATGATTATTGGTTTAATACTTGTTATTGGTGGAATTTTAGTTTTAATGCTACACAGATAG
- a CDS encoding Ig-like domain-containing protein: MKKSPIRAFLSIFILLFIFAIFIFSNIFAQNVVTPCSYTYGEWGLCIAGIQTRTYTSVPLGCFSATAPIIQQACNDTSGASQTSCIYNYSEWSVCSSLGIKTRTILSKTPVGCHEIESPVLTQTCVYIIPTPISTNSAATDNVVESGINSSNKASATACIYEYSVWSNCVLNKQTRMIISKSPSNCYEITTPVLNRICNSSSLSPKAIRSIDSPAPAPKSMLSSKIENVIQNNLNDRTSNEWQNYYFGSDNCLDLNTCAGKADPDKDGLNNNEEYRFGTDPKIPDSDNDGRVDADEIQNRRNPLLAESATVSDAMVFESPQESGEIKKEIYQVNNVEMVQLEEGTTGLKISGKALPDIYITIFIYSDPIILTIKTDSDGNWSYILDKPLENGKHEVYVAVTDNTGKITAKSEPIRFIKTAQAALIIPSEESIDQNKMISPTEASLKKDYLIFIVVGFGGLILALAAIGLIKKGTSKETGGDINK, encoded by the coding sequence ATGAAAAAAAGTCCTATTCGCGCATTTTTATCGATATTTATTTTATTATTCATATTTGCTATTTTTATATTTTCAAATATTTTTGCGCAAAATGTAGTTACTCCTTGTTCCTATACTTATGGAGAGTGGGGTCTTTGTATTGCTGGCATCCAAACCCGTACTTATACCTCAGTACCTCTCGGTTGTTTTTCGGCCACAGCTCCGATAATCCAACAAGCCTGTAATGATACCTCTGGTGCTTCGCAAACTTCTTGTATTTACAATTATAGTGAATGGAGCGTTTGTAGTTCTTTGGGAATAAAAACACGAACTATTTTATCGAAAACTCCAGTGGGCTGTCACGAAATCGAATCTCCGGTTTTAACACAGACATGTGTTTATATTATTCCAACGCCCATTTCCACGAATAGTGCAGCTACCGATAACGTCGTTGAAAGTGGAATCAATTCTAGTAATAAAGCCAGCGCTACAGCATGTATTTATGAATATAGCGTATGGAGCAATTGCGTATTAAATAAACAAACCCGAATGATTATTTCCAAATCACCCTCTAATTGTTACGAAATTACTACTCCGGTTTTAAACAGAATTTGTAATAGCAGTTCTCTGAGCCCTAAGGCTATCCGTTCTATTGATTCTCCGGCGCCGGCGCCAAAATCAATGCTTTCTTCAAAAATAGAAAACGTTATTCAAAATAATTTAAACGATAGAACAAGCAATGAATGGCAAAATTATTATTTTGGTTCAGATAATTGTTTAGATTTAAATACCTGTGCCGGCAAGGCCGATCCAGATAAAGATGGCTTAAATAATAATGAAGAATATCGTTTTGGTACAGATCCTAAGATTCCTGATTCAGATAATGATGGGCGTGTTGATGCGGATGAAATACAAAATCGTCGTAATCCTTTGTTGGCTGAGTCGGCAACCGTAAGCGATGCGATGGTTTTTGAAAGCCCTCAAGAGAGCGGTGAAATTAAAAAAGAAATATATCAAGTTAATAATGTTGAAATGGTTCAATTGGAAGAGGGAACTACTGGTTTGAAAATAAGCGGTAAAGCCTTGCCCGATATTTATATAACCATTTTTATCTATAGCGATCCGATTATTTTAACCATAAAAACTGATTCTGACGGAAATTGGTCATATATTCTTGATAAACCATTGGAAAATGGTAAACACGAAGTTTATGTTGCTGTAACTGATAACACTGGAAAAATAACAGCCAAAAGCGAACCGATTAGATTCATAAAAACTGCTCAGGCTGCTCTGATAATTCCTTCGGAAGAAAGCATTGATCAAAATAAGATGATTTCCCCAACAGAAGCTTCGTTAAAAAAAGATTATTTAATTTTTATTGTTGTTGGATTTGGCGGATTAATTCTTGCTCTTGCAGCCATCGGCTTGATAAAGAAAGGAACCAGTAAAGAAACCGGAGGTGATATAAATAAATGA
- a CDS encoding HAMP domain-containing sensor histidine kinase codes for MNNIFLKAILFTKENLNIVYSLFLIILIPAAFFVNNYLINSNYEKNIDQITQRKAILVENIINNLIQGQLENTAALQSSADRIVQENKEIILLSILKSQDERGGFEIIVSSDSNLIGQKKDEEIQNILAWNQPEGIAFLDRNERGRFWKVTKSLSDNSNNKIGLIEMSFSLEDSDALINKTISNSYWILILTILVVVLFVANQARLLGYVSTVTKLKEIDKMKDMFISMASHELRSPLTAIKGYLDLIKSKKDLKLDKDSDHYITNILLSVDRLDNLVEDILEVSRIEGNRLPIEITAFNPDAIISQSIDEMRFQATQKNLKLNFKPFESVVQIKADKERLKQVLINLISNAIKYTEKGSIEVNTALKKGSFLITVADTGIGISSEDQSNIFQKFYRIKNKYTMDIIGTGLGLWITFEIIKRMQGKITLESIEGVGSHFTVHLPIVKK; via the coding sequence ATGAACAATATTTTTTTGAAAGCAATTTTGTTCACAAAAGAGAACTTAAACATTGTTTATTCTCTTTTTCTTATTATTTTGATTCCGGCAGCTTTTTTTGTGAACAACTATTTAATTAATTCAAACTATGAAAAAAACATAGACCAAATTACTCAGAGAAAAGCGATATTGGTGGAAAATATTATAAACAATTTGATTCAAGGTCAGTTGGAAAATACAGCAGCCCTTCAGTCTTCCGCGGACCGAATAGTCCAAGAAAACAAAGAGATTATCTTATTATCAATTTTAAAATCACAGGACGAGCGAGGAGGATTTGAGATTATTGTTTCCAGTGATTCTAATCTTATTGGTCAAAAAAAAGACGAAGAGATACAAAATATCCTCGCCTGGAATCAACCCGAGGGAATAGCTTTTCTTGACAGAAACGAGAGAGGAAGATTTTGGAAGGTAACGAAATCGCTTTCCGATAATTCAAATAATAAAATAGGATTGATTGAGATGTCTTTTTCTCTCGAGGATTCAGACGCCCTAATTAATAAAACTATTTCTAATTCATATTGGATTTTAATTCTTACAATTTTGGTGGTAGTTCTTTTTGTGGCCAATCAAGCAAGGCTTTTGGGTTATGTTTCTACTGTTACTAAACTAAAAGAGATAGATAAAATGAAAGATATGTTTATTTCAATGGCAAGCCATGAACTTCGTTCTCCCCTTACAGCCATCAAAGGTTATTTAGATTTAATAAAAAGCAAAAAAGATCTTAAGTTAGATAAAGATAGTGACCATTATATTACAAATATTCTACTATCAGTAGATAGGCTTGATAATCTTGTTGAGGATATTCTTGAGGTTTCGCGGATTGAAGGCAATCGATTACCAATAGAAATAACTGCTTTTAATCCCGACGCTATAATCTCTCAGTCTATTGATGAGATGCGTTTTCAGGCCACCCAAAAAAATCTTAAATTAAATTTTAAGCCTTTTGAATCAGTCGTTCAAATTAAAGCTGATAAAGAAAGATTAAAACAGGTTTTGATTAACCTTATTAGTAACGCTATTAAATATACAGAGAAAGGATCTATAGAGGTTAATACGGCATTAAAAAAGGGAAGTTTTTTAATAACCGTTGCAGATACTGGAATCGGAATTTCTTCAGAAGATCAATCTAATATATTTCAAAAATTTTATCGAATTAAAAATAAATATACCATGGATATTATTGGGACAGGACTAGGTCTTTGGATAACTTTTGAAATTATAAAAAGAATGCAAGGAAAGATTACCCTTGAGAGCATAGAAGGAGTCGGGTCTCATTTTACCGTACATCTTCCAATTGTTAAGAAATAG
- a CDS encoding peptidoglycan-binding protein produces the protein MGEFEEVIKITKNLSKGAKNEEVKYLQEFLSKYPEIYPEGLVTGYFGSLTEVAVKRFQEKNAEDILIPLGLTGGTGYVGEATRAKINDLILASVSSSAQGTPAVTATPATQATPAIPATPITQATPTTLATPAIPITPTMKLYESYSPKFIIDPMSPTGTLIPSANALLAIFDVKAMGNKDMTFDGAADPAGGDEDDVLVLQVASTHAQIDLVVKDQDGNTLDDPALAPTTNIVIDFTNKDFVVPAGEIRKLYIYGDTSAYTTKGDSIQVWLDDDGAAINWSINYDDGDYSETAIIFRGDIYAGALVKP, from the coding sequence GTGGGGGAATTTGAAGAAGTAATTAAAATTACCAAAAATTTATCTAAAGGAGCAAAAAATGAAGAAGTAAAATATCTTCAGGAGTTTTTGAGCAAATATCCTGAGATTTACCCAGAAGGACTAGTAACTGGTTATTTCGGTTCTTTAACAGAAGTGGCAGTAAAAAGGTTCCAAGAAAAAAACGCCGAAGACATATTAATTCCCTTAGGATTAACCGGAGGCACCGGGTATGTTGGAGAAGCCACTAGAGCAAAAATCAACGATTTAATTTTAGCCTCTGTTAGTTCATCCGCCCAAGGCACGCCAGCAGTTACCGCTACTCCTGCAACACAAGCTACTCCCGCTATTCCTGCGACACCTATAACACAAGCTACTCCCACTACACTCGCAACACCGGCTATTCCCATTACTCCTACTATGAAATTATACGAGAGCTATTCTCCTAAATTCATTATTGACCCTATGTCTCCTACGGGGACTTTAATCCCGAGCGCTAACGCCTTATTAGCTATTTTTGATGTTAAAGCCATGGGCAATAAAGATATGACCTTTGATGGAGCCGCCGATCCAGCCGGTGGTGATGAAGACGACGTTTTAGTTCTTCAGGTTGCTAGTACTCATGCTCAAATTGATTTAGTAGTAAAAGATCAGGACGGTAACACTTTGGATGACCCTGCCCTAGCTCCTACTACTAATATTGTGATTGACTTCACCAATAAAGACTTTGTCGTTCCAGCCGGAGAAATCAGAAAATTATATATTTATGGTGATACTTCAGCATATACTACCAAAGGAGATTCTATTCAGGTTTGGTTAGATGATGATGGAGCAGCTATTAATTGGAGTATTAACTATGATGACGGAGATTACTCTGAAACCGCTATAATCTTCAGGGGTGATATCTATGCCGGTGCTTTGGTAAAGCCTTAA
- a CDS encoding DNA alkylation repair protein: protein MNKKILTGKFMTPKEVIFRLKKNSNPKNKEGMARFGINPKYALGVRVPVLRSLTKKIGKNHELAKDLWKTKIHEARILASMIEEPEELTEKQMEEWVKEFNSWDLCDQCCANLFDKSILAWRKAKEWTDRKEEFVRRAGFALMAYLAVHDKKARDQDFIKFFSIIKKYSVDDRNFVKKSVNWALRQIGKRNAFLNKKAIKLAKEIQSAKWATKSAKWVAYDAIKELSDKKFNK from the coding sequence GTGAATAAAAAAATTTTAACCGGTAAATTTATGACCCCGAAAGAGGTTATTTTTCGTTTAAAGAAAAATTCTAATCCAAAAAACAAGGAAGGCATGGCGAGATTTGGGATAAATCCTAAATATGCCTTGGGAGTCAGAGTTCCAGTATTGAGGAGTTTGACTAAAAAAATCGGAAAAAATCATGAATTAGCCAAAGACTTATGGAAAACCAAAATTCACGAAGCTAGAATCCTGGCCAGCATGATTGAAGAGCCGGAAGAGTTGACTGAGAAACAAATGGAAGAATGGGTAAAAGAATTTAATTCTTGGGATTTATGCGACCAGTGTTGTGCGAATCTTTTTGACAAAAGTATTCTCGCTTGGAGGAAAGCTAAAGAATGGACGGACCGAAAAGAAGAGTTTGTCAGGAGAGCCGGCTTTGCTTTAATGGCTTATTTGGCTGTTCATGATAAAAAAGCCCGAGACCAAGATTTTATAAAATTTTTTTCGATTATTAAAAAATATTCAGTTGATGACAGAAATTTTGTAAAAAAATCGGTTAACTGGGCGTTGAGGCAAATCGGCAAGAGAAACGCCTTTTTGAACAAAAAAGCGATTAAATTGGCCAAAGAGATTCAGTCCGCAAAATGGGCGACAAAAAGCGCCAAATGGGTAGCTTATGACGCGATAAAAGAATTAAGCGATAAAAAATTCAATAAATAA